The nucleotide window CTCGTCGAGAACCTCAAGGGCGTTCTTTCGGCTTACGGGAAGCCCTGCCTGATCCTTTCCGGCGCGGATCTCGCCCATATCGGCGCTCAGTTTGGCGACCGTTATCCCCTTGACGGTGCCACCCTCGACAGCTCGCGGCGCAAAGACGAGGAGATCCTGGAGCATATCAGGAATGTGGACGCCGAAGGTTTCTTCCGTGCCGTCAAGAATGAGAGGGACAGCCGGAGGATATGCGGGCTCACCCCCATTTTCTTCCAGCTCAAACTTCTTGAAGGATGCGCGTCCGAGATCGTGAGCTACGATCAATGGTCGGACGGACAGTCTTCGGTGAGCTTCGCCGGAGCCGTCTTCTACCGGTGACGACACCGCCGGGGACGAATGAGGTGAGAATGACGAAAGTGAAGGATACCGATACAACCCCCGATACGATCAAAGGGCCCGCCGAGAGGTCTTTCATGCCGGAATTTGTGGGTTTTGTCCGCGGCATGGCCCTGGAATGCTGCTACAGCGATAAGACAGTGGACGACCTCGGCCAGGCCATCGAGGAGGCCGTCGACAATATCATACGCTTTGCCTGCCACGAGAGGAGCGTCGAGATCGAGATCTCCTGCACCGTCCACGACACGGGCGCTCTCTACGTTACC belongs to Syntrophorhabdus sp. and includes:
- a CDS encoding ATP-binding protein gives rise to the protein MTKVKDTDTTPDTIKGPAERSFMPEFVGFVRGMALECCYSDKTVDDLGQAIEEAVDNIIRFACHERSVEIEISCTVHDTGALYVTVADTGAPFNMLLAGTFPEADDFFGSSGRPSTKIMKRAAKNIEYKRSSNKNILIFTVSHDPGGIRR